The Rahnella aquatilis CIP 78.65 = ATCC 33071 genomic sequence TATCAGCGGCTGGCACAGGCCAAAAAGAACCGGCCGGAGATGCGCATTATTGTTATCGATCCGCGCCAGACCGCCACCTGTGATATCGCCGATTTGCATCTGGCCTTGCGCCCCGGCAGTGATGCGGCGCTGTTCTGTGGTGCGCTGAACGCGATGGCGGAGAGCGGAAAACTCGACACCGCTTTCCTGCAACACCATACGCAGGGGGCTGAAGACGCGTTACGGGCGGCGCAGGACTGGACAGTGGCGCGTACCGCCGCGTATTGCGGATTACCTGTGGATCAGTTGCTGGCGTTTTATCAGATGACGGGTGACAGCCAGCGGCTGGTGACGCTGTATTCGATGGGCATTAATCAGTCCGGTTCCGGCGTGGATAAATGCAACGCCATTATTAACCTGCATCTGGCAACCGGCCATATCGGGCGTGCGGGCTGCGGGCCGTTTTCCATTACCGGCCAGCCGAACGCGATGGGCGGACGGGAAGTCGGCGGACTGGCGAATCAGCTGGCGTCGCACATGGGCTTTACGCCGGAAGATATCGGCCGCGTGGGGCGGTTCTGGAAGAGTGACAACGTCACGAAATCGGCGGGACTGAACGCCGTGGATCTGTTCCGCGCGGTGGAAGAAGGCCGGATAAAAGCGGTGTGGATCATGGGCACCAATCCGCTGGTGTCGCTGCCGGATGCCGACCGGGTACGGGCCGGGCTGGCGCGCTGCCCGCTGGTGATTGTCTCGGACATTATGCGCGACACCGATACCACCCGCGCCGCGCATATCTGTCTGCCCGCACTGGGCTGGGGCGAGAAAAACGGCACCGTGACCAATTCTGAACGCTGTATTTCGCGCCAGCGGGCATTTTTGCCCGCACCGGGTGAGGCGAAACCGGACTGGTGGATCCTCAGTCAGGTGGCGCAGCGTCTGGGGTTTGCTGAAGCATTTGCCTGGCAGCATCCGGCGGAGATTTTTCGTGAACATGCGGCGCTTTCCGGTTTTGAAAATCACGGCTCGCGGGCGTTTGATATCAGCGGGCTGGCGCAGCTTTCGGATGAAGAGTGGGACAGCCTGCGGCCTGTGCAGTGGCCGGTGAATGCGGCCAGTCCGCAGGGCACGGCGCGGCTGTTTACCGATAACAGATTCTTTCACCCTGACGGCAAAGCGCGGCTGATCCCCGTCACGCCACGGCTGCCGGTCAATCAGCCGGACGCCGCGTATCCGCTGATCATGAACACCGGCCGGGTCCGCGACCAGTGGCACACGATGACGCGCACCGGTAAGTCGGCGCGGCTGATGCAGCACATCAGCGAACCGTTTTGTCAGTTTCATCCCGCTGACGCGCCGCAGATCCAGTCCGGCGATCTGGTACGCGTTGTCTCCTCGCACGGCTGGCTGTTGCTGCGCGCCCGGCCTGACAATCTGCAACCGCGTGGCAGCGTGTTTGTGCCGATGCACTGGAACAGCCTGTTCAGCCAGCAGGCGCGGGTGGATGCGCTGATTGAAGCGCATGTTGATCCGCTGTCGGGACAGCCGGAAAGCAAACATATGCCGGTCAGCCTGAGCCGCTGGCCTGCCGCGTGGCAGGCCGAACTGTTTGTGCGGGGTGAAAATATTACGCCACCGGTGACCACTTACTGGAGCCTGATCACTCAGCCGGGGGTGACCCACTTTACGCTGGCCGACTCTTCGCTACCGGCAGACTGGATGGCGTGGCTGAAGGAGTCTTACGCCACGGACCACCTGCTCTGCCAGACCGCGCAACTGGGCGATGACGGTTTCAGCCTGCTGGCCTGGGCTGACGGTGCGTTACAACTGGCGTTCTATGCCCGCCGCAGGCCGCCGTCACCTGACCGGCAGGCGGTGCTGGCGGCATTCACCACACCGCCGCACACGGCGCAACAGCGTCTGGCGTTGCTGGCAGGCCGTGCAGGCAGTGATAAAGGGCCAGCCGGTGCCATCATTTGCAGCTGTTATTCCGTAGGGGAAATTTCGATCACGCAAGCCGTCCGCCAGGGATGTCACAGCGTGCAACAGCTTGGCGAAAAACTACAATGCGGCACAAATTGCGGCTCATGCATTCCTGAACTCAAAAAAATCATTGCCGGTCAGCTCGCCACGCTGACGGCGGGAGACAGCCAATGAACAACATTCTCGAAAAAACATTACAGATGCAGCAGATCGCGCAAATTCTGGCGGGTGCCAACCGGCGTAATCCGGTGTGTCGCGGTGAAGTCTGGCTGGTCGGCGCGGGGCCGGGGGATGTCGAGCTGCTGACCCTGAAGGCGTTGCGCGTGATCCAGCAGGCGGATGTGGTGGTGTTTGACCGGCTGGTATCCGCGCCGGTGATGGCGCTGATCCCCGACGAGGCGCTGCGCATCGATGCCGGTAAATCGACGCGCAATCACACGCTGGGGCAGGAAGAAATTAACCAGTTATTGGTCGATTTGGCGTTGACCGGTCACCGCGTAGTACGCCTCAAAGGCGGGGATCCGTTTGTGTTCGGTCGCGGCGGCGAGGAGATGGCGCATTGCCAGCAGAACGGCGTGCTGTGCCACATCGTGCCCGGCATCACGGCGGCGATGGGGTGCGCGGCATCCAGCGGTATTCCGCTGACCCACCGGAACCTGGCGCAGTCGGTACGGTTTGTGACGGGCCATGGCGCACAGGGTGAGCCGGACGTTGACTGGCGGGCCCTGGCCGAAGCGCGCCAGACACTGGTGTTTTACATGGGCATTGCAGGCAGCAGCAACATCAGCCAGAAACTGATTGCCCACGGCATGCCGCCGGAGATGCCGGTCGCGGTGATTGAAAGGGGCACGCAACCGGAACAGCGGGTATTCACCGGCACACTGAATTCACTGGAGAATATCATCGTGGCGAACCGTGTGGTCACACCCGCGCTGCTGATTATCGGTGAGGTGGCGGGAATGTACCGGCAGCCTGCACAAGCCGCGGCTGGTGTGTCACCTGCCAGTCAGTCAACAACTCGCCGTACAACGTTTCAGCTTGTGCCAGCGGCTGGTCGGGCTGACTGCTGGTGATGCGCGTAATAAGATTAAAATTTTGTTGCGCTTAAAACCCTTTGGGCCCGTGTGGGCGGCGAGCCCATGGCCTTGGTGTTGACCTTAACCTAAAGATTAAGACTCTGACCCGGTCTTCTTCCCCGCCAGCATGGCTAAAAAGTCATATTTGGCCTGCAGTTCTTTCTCCGCCGCCGCATACAACATTTCTGCCACTTCCGGCTGTTGGGAATTCAGCCTTCTGAAGCGCTGTTCATTATTGAGCGTGTCGGTCAGCCCGCTGGATGGCGGCCTTGAATCGAGCGCCAGTGCCGGTTTGCCTTCTTCCACACGACGCGGATCAAAGCGGTACAGCGGCCAGAAACCGGTGGTGGTCAGTTGCTTCATCTGGTCGTGGCTGAGCGCCAGATCGTAGCCGTGTTCCTCGCACGGGCTGTAGGCGATAATCAGCGACGGCCCCGGATAAGCTTCGGCTTCCTGAATGGCTTTGACGGTCTGATTGAGTTGTGCGCCGAGGGAAATCTGCGCCACATACACATGACCGTACATCATCATGCTCACCCCCAGGTCTTTGCGCGATTTGCGTTTGCCCTGTTCGGCGAATTTCGTGACGGCGCCGAGCGGGGTGGCTTTCGATTGTTGTCCGCCGGTGTTGGAATAACACTGCGTATCGAGTACCAGTACGTTGACGTTTTCGGTCAGGCTCAGCACGTGATCGAGCCCGCCGAAACCGATGTCATACGCCCAGCCATCACCGCCAATCAGCCAGATAGATTTATCCACCAGATAATCCGCGTCGGTGGCTAACTGACGCGCATCCGGCGTATCAATGTCTGCCAGGATTTTACGCAGCGCCGTGACGTGTCCGCGCTTCACTTCCGGTGTGGACGAGTCATCGCGCAGACCGCCGAGGACGTCTGCCGGAATATGCTCTTCCAGCGACGCAACCAGACGCAGCACACGGCGGCGATGCTGATCCACCGTCAGACGAAAGCCCAGCCCGAACTCGGCGTTGTCTTCAAACAGCGAGTTTGCCCATGCCGGGCCGCGGCCGTCTGCGTTGGTGGTGTAAGGCGTTGAAGGCAGATTACCGCCATAAATAGACGAACAACCGGTGGCATTGGCGATCAGCAAACGGTCGCCATAAAGCTGGGTCAGCAGTTTGATGTAAGGCGTTTCGCCACAACCGGAACAGGCTCCCGAATATTCAAACAGCGGGGTGATCAGCTGAGACGTGCGGATATCAATGCGTTCCAGCGTGGTTTGATCAATCTCAGGCAGTTTGAGGAAGAAGTCGTAACTGGCACGTTCTTCTTCCAGATGTTCGATGCGATCCGCCATGTTAATGGCTTTAATGGACGGATCCTGACGGTCTTTCGCCGGACACACTTCAACGCACAGATTACAACCGGTGCAGTCTTCCGGGGCCACCTGCAACACATATTTCTGACCGCGCATGTCGCGGGATTTCACATCCAGCGATTGCAGCGCAGACGGCGCGTCGGCCATAAATTCCGGCTGAACCACTTTGGCGCGGATCGCCGAATGCGGACAGGCGGCGACGCAGTGATTGCACTGCGTACACAAATCCGGTTTCCAGAGGGGCACTTCTTCGGCAATGTTGCGTTTTTCCCATTGCGTGGTGCCGGTCGGCCAGGTGCCGTCCGGCGGGAAGGCCGAGACCGGCAGCGCATCACCAAGTCCCGCCAGCATGGTGGCGGTGACGGTTTTGACAAAATCCGGTGCCGCGTCGGACACAATCGGCGGTCGTTTGCGTGGATTTTCAGGAATAGCCTGCAGCGGCACACAGACCAGCTCTTCCAGCGTGGCGGCCAGCGCCATCCAGTTGCGGGTCACAATCTCCTCGCCTTTGCTGCGGTAACTGCGGGCAATCGCGCCCTGCAATTCGGCGAGCGCCTGATCGCCCGGCAGAATTTGCGTCAGGTGGAAAAACGCCATCTGCATGACGGTGTTAATACGTGCACCCAGTTTACATTCACGGGCAATTTTGGCGGCGTTGATCACGTAGAAGCGGGCTTCGCGCTGAAGCAGCGTGGCCTGTACTTCGAGCGGTAAACGTGCCCAGACTTCACCGGCGCTGAACGGTGTATTGAGCAGGAAAATCCCGCCAGAACGCAGACGTTCTGCCATCTGATACAGGTCGATAAACTGCCACTGATGACAGGCGACAAAATGCGCCTGACTGACCAGATACGCGGATTTGATCGGCTTTTCACTGACGCGCAAATGCGACACCGTCAGGCCACCGGCCTTTTTGGAGTCGTAAACAAAATAACCCTGCGCATACATCGGGGTGCTGTTGCCGATAATTTTGATATTGTTTTTGGTTGCCGATACCGAACCGTCGCTGCCCAGCCCGTAGAACAGGGCTTCGAGTGACGCGTGCTGCGGTAACGCTTCTTCCAGCACCGGCAGTGACAAGCCGGTAACGTCGTCATAAATGCCGACGGTAAAGCGCGGACGCGGCCGGCTGAGCGACAGTTCGCGGAACACGGAAAGCACGCAGTCCGGCCCGAATTCTTTTGAGGATAATCCGTAACGGCCGCCAATAACTTTCGGCAGCGAATCGCGTTCGCCACGGGAATACGCTTCGGCCAGTGCGGTCATCACATCCAGATATAACGGTTCGGCCAGCGCACCCGGTTCTTTGGTGCGGTCCAGCACCGCGACGCTTTTCACCGTTTGCGGCAGCGCGGACAGCAAATGTTCAGCGCTGAATGGCCGGTACAGCCGCACTTTCAGTACACCCACTTTCTCGCCGCGCGCATTCAGGGTTTCAATCACTTCTTCGGCGGTGCCAATGCCGGAACCCATCAGCACGATCACCCGTTCAGCCTGCGGATCGCCGACATATTCGAACGGCTTATATTCACGGCCGGTCAGGGCGGCAAACGCATTCATCGCATCAATGACGTGCTGGCAGGTGGCGTTGTAATAGGGATTGGTGGCCTCACGGGACTGGAAATAGGTGTCCGGGTTAGCGGACGTGCCGCGGATCACCGGATGGTCCGGCGACAGCGCGCGGGCGCGGTGCGCATCAATCTGTGCCTGCGGTAACATCTGCTGGAGGGTGTCATCACTCAGCGGCGCAATTTTGTTGATTTCGTGTGAGGTCCGGAAGCCGTCGAA encodes the following:
- a CDS encoding nitrate reductase — translated: MKTPPATAPALTTCAYCGVGCGISMQPQAGGFSASGDKNHPANHGRLCVKGSALGETLGLQGRLLQPEIDHQSVSWTLALDTIAQRLQAVIDEHGPQAVAFYGSGQLLTEDYYVANKLMKGFIGAGNMDTNSRLCMASAVVGYKRAFGADAVPCSYQDLELADCVLLTGSNTAWAHPVIYQRLAQAKKNRPEMRIIVIDPRQTATCDIADLHLALRPGSDAALFCGALNAMAESGKLDTAFLQHHTQGAEDALRAAQDWTVARTAAYCGLPVDQLLAFYQMTGDSQRLVTLYSMGINQSGSGVDKCNAIINLHLATGHIGRAGCGPFSITGQPNAMGGREVGGLANQLASHMGFTPEDIGRVGRFWKSDNVTKSAGLNAVDLFRAVEEGRIKAVWIMGTNPLVSLPDADRVRAGLARCPLVIVSDIMRDTDTTRAAHICLPALGWGEKNGTVTNSERCISRQRAFLPAPGEAKPDWWILSQVAQRLGFAEAFAWQHPAEIFREHAALSGFENHGSRAFDISGLAQLSDEEWDSLRPVQWPVNAASPQGTARLFTDNRFFHPDGKARLIPVTPRLPVNQPDAAYPLIMNTGRVRDQWHTMTRTGKSARLMQHISEPFCQFHPADAPQIQSGDLVRVVSSHGWLLLRARPDNLQPRGSVFVPMHWNSLFSQQARVDALIEAHVDPLSGQPESKHMPVSLSRWPAAWQAELFVRGENITPPVTTYWSLITQPGVTHFTLADSSLPADWMAWLKESYATDHLLCQTAQLGDDGFSLLAWADGALQLAFYARRRPPSPDRQAVLAAFTTPPHTAQQRLALLAGRAGSDKGPAGAIICSCYSVGEISITQAVRQGCHSVQQLGEKLQCGTNCGSCIPELKKIIAGQLATLTAGDSQ
- the cobA gene encoding uroporphyrinogen-III C-methyltransferase, with the protein product MQQIAQILAGANRRNPVCRGEVWLVGAGPGDVELLTLKALRVIQQADVVVFDRLVSAPVMALIPDEALRIDAGKSTRNHTLGQEEINQLLVDLALTGHRVVRLKGGDPFVFGRGGEEMAHCQQNGVLCHIVPGITAAMGCAASSGIPLTHRNLAQSVRFVTGHGAQGEPDVDWRALAEARQTLVFYMGIAGSSNISQKLIAHGMPPEMPVAVIERGTQPEQRVFTGTLNSLENIIVANRVVTPALLIIGEVAGMYRQPAQAAAGVSPASQSTTRRTTFQLVPAAGRADCW
- the nifJ gene encoding pyruvate:ferredoxin (flavodoxin) oxidoreductase; this encodes MITTDGNNAVASVAYRTNEVIAIYPITPSSTMAEIAGAWSGEGKRNLWGDVPTVMEMQSEAGAISTVHGALQTGALSTSFTSSQGLLLMIPTLYKLAGELTPFVLHVAARTVATHALSIFGDHSDVMAVRQTGCALLSAASVQEAQDFALISQVASLNSRVPFIHFFDGFRTSHEINKIAPLSDDTLQQMLPQAQIDAHRARALSPDHPVIRGTSANPDTYFQSREATNPYYNATCQHVIDAMNAFAALTGREYKPFEYVGDPQAERVIVLMGSGIGTAEEVIETLNARGEKVGVLKVRLYRPFSAEHLLSALPQTVKSVAVLDRTKEPGALAEPLYLDVMTALAEAYSRGERDSLPKVIGGRYGLSSKEFGPDCVLSVFRELSLSRPRPRFTVGIYDDVTGLSLPVLEEALPQHASLEALFYGLGSDGSVSATKNNIKIIGNSTPMYAQGYFVYDSKKAGGLTVSHLRVSEKPIKSAYLVSQAHFVACHQWQFIDLYQMAERLRSGGIFLLNTPFSAGEVWARLPLEVQATLLQREARFYVINAAKIARECKLGARINTVMQMAFFHLTQILPGDQALAELQGAIARSYRSKGEEIVTRNWMALAATLEELVCVPLQAIPENPRKRPPIVSDAAPDFVKTVTATMLAGLGDALPVSAFPPDGTWPTGTTQWEKRNIAEEVPLWKPDLCTQCNHCVAACPHSAIRAKVVQPEFMADAPSALQSLDVKSRDMRGQKYVLQVAPEDCTGCNLCVEVCPAKDRQDPSIKAINMADRIEHLEEERASYDFFLKLPEIDQTTLERIDIRTSQLITPLFEYSGACSGCGETPYIKLLTQLYGDRLLIANATGCSSIYGGNLPSTPYTTNADGRGPAWANSLFEDNAEFGLGFRLTVDQHRRRVLRLVASLEEHIPADVLGGLRDDSSTPEVKRGHVTALRKILADIDTPDARQLATDADYLVDKSIWLIGGDGWAYDIGFGGLDHVLSLTENVNVLVLDTQCYSNTGGQQSKATPLGAVTKFAEQGKRKSRKDLGVSMMMYGHVYVAQISLGAQLNQTVKAIQEAEAYPGPSLIIAYSPCEEHGYDLALSHDQMKQLTTTGFWPLYRFDPRRVEEGKPALALDSRPPSSGLTDTLNNEQRFRRLNSQQPEVAEMLYAAAEKELQAKYDFLAMLAGKKTGSES